In Colletotrichum higginsianum IMI 349063 chromosome 1, whole genome shotgun sequence, one genomic interval encodes:
- a CDS encoding Endoribonuclease L-PSP produces the protein MSSLLRSVTRFSSRTAIRPSPSLLTKFRPQPFSLHASKMSDQSIVFTKNAPAPVGPYSQAIKTPTAIYCSGQIPLTPEGNLLEGSITDKTKQCIANLEAVLVEAGSSIQKVVKVNIFLADMGSFAEMNGEYEKWFTHKPARSCVAVKTLPKNVDVEIEAIALP, from the exons ATGTCATCGCTCCTTAGATCCGTCACCAGATTCTCATCCCGTACCGCCATCCgcccatccccctccctcctgacAAAGTTCCGGCCTCAGCCCTTCAGCCTCCACGCCTCCAAGATGTCTGACCAGTCCATCGTCTTCACCAAGAACGCCCCGGCCC CTGTTGGTCCTTAC TCCCAGGCCATCAAGACCCCCACCGCCATCTACTGCTCCGGCCAGATCCCCCTTACCCCCGAGGGCAACCTCCTCGAGGGCTCCATCACGGACAAGACCAAGCAGTGCATCGCCAACCTCGAGgctgtcctcgtcgaggccggctcCTCCATTCAGaaggtcgtcaaggtcaacatcttcctcgccgacatgGGCAGCTTCGCT GAGATGAACGGCGAGTACGAGAAGTGGTTCACCCACAAGCCCGCCCGCAGCTGCGTTGCTGTCAAGACCCTACCCAAGAACGTGGacgtcgagatcgaggccatcgccctTCCCTAG
- a CDS encoding Calcium-transporting ATPase, with protein MATANDPGPNAEKGVNMSTQDEKNQNQPLDIESKATEDKSQYAPRKFTLDTADALTPDRGTEDMFNAKEESKFAFTPGHLTKLLNPKSLSAFYALGGLNGLEKGLQTNRKSGLGTDEDKLDAKVSFEEVALKGVPKYGAAGNAVPQPDPNAKNDVPIPPPPSEYTGGFSDRKHAFRDNRLPPKKQKSFLQMVWIAYNDKVLILLTIAAVVSLALGLYETFGQAHEPGEAKVEWVEGVAIMIAIIIVVLVGSINDWKMQRQFNTLNKRNDDRTIKVVRSGKSVEISVYDIVVGDVVHLSTGDMVPVDGIFIEGHGVKCDESSATGESDLLKKVGADEVYEALEQMAHNNVDRPDIEKMDPFIISGSKVQEGTGTFLVTAVGVNSSYGRITMSLRTDQEDTPLQRKLNILADLIAKVGGGAALLLFVVLFIKFLAALPGNNDSPEQKGQAFLKLFIVSVTVVVVAVPEGLPLAVTLALAFATTRMMKDNNLVRVLKACETMGNATTICSDKTGTLTQNKMSVVATTLGKSISFGGTDAPLEEPTAEKPKNSSSPSDETAVNQVQNVSVGDFTKNLSPETKQLLIQGNTVNSTAFEGDQEGEHTFIGSKTEVALLTFSRDQLGAGPVQEERTNANVVQVVPFDSAVKYMATVVKLPDGKYRAYVKGASEILLKQCTRVLDDPSGSELSSVEMAAEDREMFAQTIDSYAGQTLRTIGSSFRDFDSWPPKDAVSEEDSRTADFDKIHKDMTLIAIYGIKDPLRPSVIDAIKDCNRAGVVVRMVTGDNILTARAIAKECGIYHPEDGGIAMEGPSFRRKTEEELKDIVPKLQVLARSSPEDKRILVRTLKDLGETVAVTGDGTNDAPALKMADIGFSMGIAGTEVAKEASGIILMDDNFASIVKALMWGRAVNDSVKKFLQFQLTVNVTAVVLTFVTAVASSTEQSVLNAVQLLWVNLIMDTFAALALATDPPTRSVLDRKPDRKSASLITLRMAKMIVGQAICQLVITFVLNFAGRSLLGYSNSDDDHERLRTLVFNTFVWLQIFNELNNRRLDNKLNIFENITKNYFFIGINLIMIGGQVLIIFVGGDAFQIKPLNGKEWGLSVGLGAISIPFGVLIRLIPDAWVAACLPWFIRKKWAPETISDKRLEEHRRFADGLEPPLRTHTGLRGRRAESHIPFRQRVHDVKVHAKVKMSGHDHSISPTKEG; from the exons ATGGCAACAGCCAACGACCCCGGCCCCAATGCCGAGAAAGGCGTCAACATGTCGACCCAAGACGAGAAGAATCAGAATCAGCCACTGGACATCGAGTCGAAAGCAACGGAGGACAAAAGCCAATATGCGCCTCGCAAATTCACCCTGGACACAGCAGATGCTCTTACTCCAGATCGCGGCACAGAGGACATGTTCAATGCCAAAGAGGAGAGCAAGTTCGCATTCACTCCTGGCCATCTCACCAAGCTCCTAAACCCGAAGAGTCTCAGCGCCTTTTACGCTCTCGGGGGCCTCAATGGCTTGGAGAAGGGACTGCAGACCAACCGCAAGTCCGGTCTGGGAACCGACGAAGACAAGCTAGACGCCAAAGTCTCTTTCGAGGAAGTCGCTCTCAAGGGCGTACCCAAGTATGGCGCAGCTGGCAATGCAGTCCCTCAACCAGATCCCAATGCAAAGAACGACGTTCCCATTCCGCCGCCCCCATCCGAATACACCGGCGGGTTTTCGGATCGGAAGCACGCGTTTCGAGACAACAGATTGCCCCCCAAGAAACAAAAGTCCTTCCTCCAGATGGTCTGGATTGCCTACAACGACAAGGTGTTGATTTTGTTGACAATTgcggccgtcgtctcccTCGCACTAGGCCTGTACGAAACCTTCGGCCAAGCACACGAGCCAGGTGAAGCCAAAGTGGAGTGGGTAGAGGGTGTTGCCATCATgatcgccatcatcatcgttgTCTTGGTCGGCTCAATCAATGACTGGAAGATGCAGCGTCAGTTCAACACGCTTAACAAAAGGAACGACGATCGCACCATCAAAGTCGTCCGTTCTGGCAAGTCGGTTGAGATCTCCGTCTATGACATCGTCgttggcgacgtcgtccatCTGTCGACCGGAGACATGGTCCCAGTCGACGGTATCTTCATCGAAGGTCACGGTGTCAAGTGTGATGAGTCTTCGGCTACGGGCGAATCCGATCTCCTCAAAAaggtcggcgccgatgaggtGTATGAGGCTCTCGAGCAAATGGCACACAACAACGTCGACCGTCCCGACATCGAGAAGATGGACCCCTTTATCATTTCAGGAAGCAAGGTCCAGGAGGGTACCGGGACTTTCTTGGTTACTGCGGTTGGTGTCAACTCTTCATACGGTCGCATCACCATGTCACTTAGAACCGACCAAGAAGATACTCCGCTGCAGAGAAAACTCAACATACTTGCCGACCTCATCGCCAAGGTTGGAGGCGGTGCAGCTCTGCTACTGTTCGTGGTACTTTTCATCAAGTTTCTTGCCGCGCTTCCAGGGAACAACGACAGCCCCGAACAGAAAGGTCAGGCCTTTCTCAAGCTTTTCATCGTTTCTGTCACTGTCGTTGTTGTGGCCGTCCCGGAGGGTCTGCCTCTGGCTGTCACGCTTGCACTTGCGTTCGCAACTACTCGGATGATGAAAGACAACAACTTGGTTCGAGTTCTGAAAGCCTGCGAGACCATGGGCAATGCGACGACCATCTGTTCGGACAAGACAGGAACCCTCACGCAGAACAAGATGTCGGTCGTTGCCACAACTCTCGGGAAGAGCATCAGTTTTGGCGGTACTGACGCCCCTCTCGAAGAGCCCACAGCTgagaagcccaagaacagCTCGTCACCGTCTGATGAAACAGCCGTCAATCAAGTTCAGAACGTTTCGGTTGGCGACTTCACCAAAAACCTGAGTCCGGAGACAAAGCAGCTCCTAATACAAGGCAACACTGTCAACTCCACGGCATTCGAAGGGGACCAGGAAGGAGAGCACACCTTCATTGGTTCCAAGACTGAAGTCGCCCTGCTCACTTTCAGCCGTGATCAGTTGGGAGCTGGGCCTGTCCAGGAGGAGCGAACAAACGCCAATGTTGTCCAGGTTGTGCCCTTTGACTCAGCAGTGAAGTACATGGCGACTGTGGTAAAGCTCCCTGATGGAAAGTACAGAGCCTACGTGAAGGGGGCCTCGGAAATCCTCCTGAAGCAATGTACCAGAGTCCTTGACGACCCCAGTGGTTCCGAACTGAGTTCCGTGGAAATGGCGGCCGAAGACAGGGAGATGTTCGCACAGACAATCGACTCATACGCCGGCCAGACCCTTCGCACCATTGGTTCTTCATTCCGAGACTTTGATTCCTGGCCACCCAAGGACGCCGTCTCTGAAGAGGATTCCAGGACAGCGGACTTCGACAAGATACACAAGGACATGACGCTCATTGCCATATACGGTATCAAAGACCCACTGCGACCTTCTGTTATTGACGCCATTAAGGACTGTAATCGCGCAGGCGTTGTAGTCCGCATGGTGACAGGTGACAACATTTTGACCGCGCGAGCAATCGCCAAGGAGTGTGGTATTTATCATcccgaagacggcggcatAGCCATGGAGGGCCCAAGCTTCCGACGAAAGACGGAAGAAGAGCTCAAGGATATCGTTCCCAAGCTGCAGGTTCTCGCCCGCTCAAGCCCCGAAGACAAGAGGATCTTGGTCCGCACTCTcaaggacctcggcgagacGGTTGCCGTCACTGGCGATGGCACAAACGACGCTCCCGCGCTCAAAATGGCAGACATCGGTTTCTCCATGGGCATTGCGGGCACCGAAGTCGCGAAGGAGGCATCAGGCATCATCCTTATGGATGACAATTTTGCTTCCATCGTCAAGGCGTTGATGTGGGGAAGAGCCGTTAACGACTCCGTCAAAAAGTTCCTGCAG TTCCAACTTACCGTCAACGTCACCGCTGTCGTCTTGACTTTTGTCACCGCGGTTGCCAGCTCTACTGAGCAATCAGTGCTCAACGCTGTTCAGCTGCTCTGGGTCAACCTGATCATGGATACCTTTGCAGCACTTGCGCTTGCCACGGACCCCCCCACACGAAGTGTTCTGGACCGCAAGCCTGATCGAAAGTCTGCCTCGCTCATAACTCTGAGAATGGCAAAGATGATCGTTGGCCAGGCAATCTGCCAACTCGTCATCACCTTCGTCTTGAACTTTGCCGGTCGGAGTCTGCTGGGCTACAGCAACTCTGACGATGACCACGAACGTTTGAGAACCCTCGTCTTCAACACGTTTGTTTGGCTGCAAATCTTCAACGAGCTCAA CAACCGCCGCCTGGACAACAAGCTCAACATCTTCGAGAACATCACTAAGAACTACTTTTTCATCGGTATCAATCTCATTATGATCGGTGGGCAAGTTCTCATCATCTTTGTTGGAGGCGATGCATTCCAAATCAAGCCTCTGAATGGAAAGGAATGGGGACTGTCTGTCGGTCTCGGTGCCATTTCCATCCCCTTTGGCGTCTTGATCCGCCTGATCCCCGACGCATGGGTGGCGGCATGTCTGCCCTGGTTCATCCGGAAGAAGTGGGCACCGGAGACCATCTCAGACAAACGCCTCGAGGAGCATCGCAGGTttgccgacggcctcgagcctCCTCTGCGGACACACACCGGACTCCGTGGCCGCAGGGCAGAGTCGCACATTCCTTTCAGACAGAGAGTGCACGACGTAAAGGTTCATGCCAAGGTGAAGATGAGCGGTCACGACCACAGCATATCGCCTACCAAAGAGGGTTGA